A region of Massilia sp. WG5 DNA encodes the following proteins:
- a CDS encoding sugar phosphate isomerase/epimerase has protein sequence MNPTHSIKRGVSLYSYQYETFLRKMSLDDCIAHAAGLGARGIEVVSEQSFTHFPDVPQAEIDGFFASLEKHGAYAQCHDMFLDTKLYKHRKLNFDEMVASMQRDLRFAHRLGCKTMRIIVNTPPEVVVACVPLAEELDIRMGIEVHSPFHFDHPWILRYTELTRATGSDHVGYVPDMGMYIKDYPPVFRDRFLRMGATPKIVEFILEAHKARVLPDYVLMDIRKMGANQVDLGMAETLRHNIWSNPRRMLEFMPWIFHIHAKFYEIDDTGKEPSIPYDEIIPVLIEGGYTGHLSSEYEGQRHIEDAFEVDGREQVRRQQEMFKRLLGEA, from the coding sequence ATGAACCCAACACACAGCATCAAGCGCGGCGTGTCGCTGTACTCGTACCAGTACGAGACCTTCCTGCGCAAGATGAGCCTCGACGATTGCATCGCCCACGCGGCCGGCCTCGGCGCGCGCGGCATCGAGGTCGTCAGCGAGCAGTCCTTCACGCACTTCCCGGACGTGCCGCAGGCGGAAATCGACGGCTTCTTCGCCTCCCTCGAGAAGCATGGCGCCTACGCGCAATGCCACGACATGTTCCTCGACACCAAGCTGTACAAGCACCGCAAGCTGAACTTCGACGAGATGGTCGCGTCGATGCAGCGCGACCTGCGCTTTGCCCACCGCCTGGGCTGCAAGACCATGCGCATCATCGTCAACACGCCGCCCGAGGTGGTGGTGGCCTGCGTGCCGCTGGCGGAGGAGCTGGACATCCGCATGGGCATCGAGGTGCATTCGCCCTTCCACTTCGACCACCCGTGGATCCTGCGCTATACCGAACTGACCCGCGCCACCGGTTCCGACCACGTCGGCTACGTCCCGGACATGGGCATGTACATCAAGGACTACCCGCCGGTCTTCCGCGACCGCTTCCTGCGCATGGGCGCGACGCCGAAGATCGTCGAGTTCATCCTCGAAGCGCACAAGGCGCGCGTGCTGCCCGACTACGTGCTCATGGACATCCGCAAGATGGGCGCCAACCAGGTCGACCTGGGAATGGCCGAGACCCTGCGCCACAACATCTGGAGCAATCCGCGCCGCATGCTCGAGTTCATGCCCTGGATCTTCCACATCCACGCCAAGTTCTACGAGATCGACGACACCGGCAAGGAACCGTCGATTCCCTACGACGAGATCATCCCGGTCCTGATCGAGGGCGGCTACACCGGCCACCTGTCCAGCGAATACGAAGGGCAGCGCCATATCGAGGACGCGTTCGAGGTCGACGGCCGCGAGCAGGTGCGTCGCCAGCAAGAGATGTTCAAACGCCTGTTGGGCGAAGCATAA
- a CDS encoding glycoside hydrolase family 3 protein, producing the protein MHYPLFRPLAAGAAACALLAGCAMRAPAPAQPQLSTRTVPLIEVDGLRFRDLNRNGKLDAYEDWRLPARVRAASLVAAMRLEEKAGLMMHGNLAMRADGSQPDLAAMRPLLLERHVSTFVSRQQGDAGQLAAVHNRLQELAEQSRFAIPVSLSTDPRNHFQYTVGQTVAGGGFSQWPEPLGLAAIGDPALTRRFADIVRQEYLATGFTQSLSPQADLATEPRWPRVFSTFGEDAASARRQVQAWVEGLQDGDRGLHPGSVVAVVKHWAGYGAAKDGWDSHNPWGRFMSFPGPNSADHFAYHLLPFDGAFAAKVASVMPTYSEPDGRVELDGVVLDPVGGGYSHALLTELLRGKKGFDGVVLSDWAITNDCAGPCLHGAPEGVTPLAFFPQFGTPWGVEQLGKRARFVKGVNAGLDQFGGTEEASYLVEAVRAGELPVARIDASATRILLQKFQQGLFENPYVDEARALATVGKPAFRAEGLEAQRRSLVLLQNKGGLLPLTAAGTNAGRKVWLHGVDAAVAARYGFTPVADPAQAELAIVRAATPFEVLHPRHIFGLLAHEGSLAFVDGNPDYEAIKRASSHVPTIVTVNLERAAILTNVVDKAGAVLANFGVSDEALFDVLTGKARPEGRLPVELPSSMAAAARQRPDLPHDSENPLFPFGFGLSY; encoded by the coding sequence ATGCACTACCCGCTTTTCCGGCCGCTCGCGGCCGGCGCCGCCGCGTGCGCCCTGCTCGCGGGCTGCGCCATGCGCGCGCCGGCGCCGGCCCAGCCGCAACTGTCTACCCGCACGGTGCCGCTGATCGAGGTGGACGGCCTGCGCTTCCGCGACCTGAACCGCAACGGCAAGCTCGACGCCTACGAAGACTGGCGCCTGCCGGCCCGGGTGCGGGCCGCCAGCCTGGTCGCCGCGATGCGCCTGGAGGAAAAGGCCGGCCTCATGATGCACGGGAACCTGGCCATGCGCGCGGACGGCAGCCAGCCCGACCTGGCCGCGATGCGCCCGCTGCTGCTGGAGCGGCATGTCAGCACCTTCGTCAGCCGCCAGCAGGGCGACGCCGGCCAGCTCGCGGCGGTCCACAACCGGCTGCAGGAACTGGCCGAACAGTCGCGCTTCGCGATCCCGGTGTCGCTCAGCACCGATCCGCGCAATCACTTCCAGTACACGGTCGGGCAAACCGTCGCCGGCGGCGGCTTCTCGCAGTGGCCGGAACCGCTGGGCCTTGCCGCGATCGGCGACCCGGCTCTGACGCGCCGCTTCGCCGACATCGTGCGGCAGGAATACCTGGCGACCGGCTTCACGCAGTCGCTGTCGCCGCAGGCCGACCTGGCGACCGAGCCGCGCTGGCCGCGCGTGTTCTCGACCTTCGGCGAGGATGCGGCCAGCGCGCGCCGGCAGGTACAGGCCTGGGTCGAAGGCCTGCAGGACGGCGACCGCGGTCTCCATCCCGGCAGCGTGGTCGCGGTGGTCAAGCACTGGGCCGGCTACGGCGCCGCCAAGGACGGCTGGGACAGCCACAACCCCTGGGGCAGGTTCATGAGCTTCCCGGGCCCGAATTCCGCCGACCACTTCGCCTACCACCTGCTGCCCTTCGACGGCGCGTTCGCGGCGAAGGTGGCGAGCGTGATGCCGACCTATTCCGAGCCGGACGGCCGGGTCGAACTGGATGGCGTGGTGCTCGACCCGGTCGGCGGCGGCTACAGCCATGCCCTGCTGACCGAGCTGCTGCGCGGGAAAAAAGGTTTTGACGGGGTGGTCCTGAGCGACTGGGCCATCACCAACGACTGCGCCGGACCGTGCCTGCATGGTGCGCCCGAAGGCGTCACGCCGCTGGCCTTCTTCCCGCAATTCGGCACGCCGTGGGGCGTGGAACAGCTGGGCAAGCGCGCACGCTTCGTCAAGGGCGTGAACGCCGGCCTGGACCAGTTCGGCGGCACCGAGGAGGCGTCCTACCTGGTCGAGGCGGTGCGCGCCGGTGAACTTCCGGTCGCCCGGATCGACGCCTCGGCCACCCGCATCCTGCTGCAGAAATTCCAGCAGGGCCTGTTCGAGAACCCCTACGTGGACGAGGCCCGGGCCCTTGCGACGGTCGGCAAGCCGGCCTTCCGCGCCGAGGGTCTCGAGGCGCAGCGCCGTTCCCTGGTCCTGTTGCAGAACAAGGGCGGGCTGCTGCCGCTGACAGCTGCGGGTACGAATGCGGGACGCAAGGTCTGGCTGCACGGCGTCGACGCCGCGGTCGCGGCGCGCTACGGCTTCACGCCCGTGGCCGACCCGGCGCAGGCCGAGCTGGCCATCGTCCGCGCCGCCACGCCGTTCGAAGTGCTGCACCCGCGCCATATCTTCGGCCTGCTCGCGCACGAAGGTTCGCTGGCCTTCGTCGACGGCAATCCCGACTACGAAGCGATCAAGCGCGCAAGCAGCCACGTGCCGACCATCGTCACTGTCAACCTCGAGCGAGCGGCCATCCTCACCAACGTGGTCGACAAGGCCGGCGCGGTGCTGGCCAACTTCGGCGTGAGCGACGAGGCGCTGTTCGACGTCCTGACCGGCAAGGCCAGGCCGGAAGGCCGCCTGCCGGTGGAACTGCCGTCCTCGATGGCGGCGGCGGCGCGCCAGCGTCCCGACCTGCCGCACGACAGCGAGAACCCGCTGTTCCCGTTCGGCTTCGGCCTCTCTTACTAA
- a CDS encoding LysR family transcriptional regulator, whose protein sequence is MRFNKLDLNLLVVLNALLTERSISRAAEKIHLSQPATSNALSRLRDYFEDELLVSSGRQLLLTPRAEALIEPVREVLMRIDSTIAAQPEFDPGSESRDFTLLASDFTMTVLIPQLLESLFKEAPGIRIHIRGQSDRPDEVLEQGKADFLIIPSQFLSKSHPSVALFEEEYVCVTWAGNTRVQERLTLNDYLSCGHVTANFSGERQGTTFDGWFMDSFEVSRRVEVTAPSMAALPAMVIGTDRIATVHRRIAESAQAYLPVRLWEPPLKIPRLVQSLQWHKYKSNDAATLWLRQRLIEVASRI, encoded by the coding sequence ATGCGATTCAATAAACTGGACCTGAACCTGCTGGTCGTCCTGAATGCCCTGCTCACCGAACGCAGCATCAGCCGCGCCGCCGAAAAGATCCACCTGAGCCAGCCCGCCACCAGCAATGCGCTGTCGCGCCTGCGCGATTACTTCGAAGACGAGCTGCTGGTCAGTTCCGGCCGCCAGCTGCTGCTCACCCCGCGCGCCGAAGCGCTGATCGAACCGGTGCGCGAAGTGCTGATGCGGATCGACTCGACCATCGCCGCCCAGCCGGAATTCGATCCCGGCAGCGAGAGCCGCGACTTCACCCTGCTGGCATCGGACTTCACCATGACCGTGCTGATTCCGCAGCTGCTGGAGTCGCTGTTCAAGGAAGCGCCGGGCATCCGCATCCACATCCGCGGCCAGAGCGACCGGCCGGACGAAGTGCTGGAACAGGGCAAGGCCGACTTCCTCATCATTCCCTCGCAATTCCTGTCGAAGAGCCATCCTTCGGTCGCCCTGTTCGAGGAAGAGTACGTGTGCGTCACCTGGGCCGGCAATACCCGCGTGCAGGAGCGCCTGACCCTGAACGATTACCTGAGCTGCGGCCACGTGACCGCGAATTTCTCCGGCGAGCGCCAGGGAACCACCTTCGACGGCTGGTTCATGGACAGTTTCGAGGTGAGCCGGCGCGTGGAAGTGACGGCGCCCTCGATGGCCGCCCTGCCCGCGATGGTGATCGGCACCGACCGCATCGCCACCGTGCACCGCCGGATCGCCGAAAGCGCCCAGGCCTACCTGCCGGTGCGGCTGTGGGAGCCGCCGCTGAAGATCCCGCGGCTGGTGCAGTCGCTGCAGTGGCACAAATACAAGAGCAACGACGCCGCCACCCTCTGGTTGCGCCAGCGGCTGATCGAGGTCGCGTCGCGCATCTAG
- a CDS encoding FAD-dependent oxidoreductase: protein MSYEFDAIVIGSGITGGMAAKELTQHGMKVLVLERGRPLEHQKDYKTEFVTPWDAPGRGALDRDAIARDYPIQSNQPFGQFNWANKDYWVKDSEHPYVQAKPYAWIRSSILGGRSTLWGRQVYRWSDLDFEANKRDGHGSDWPIRYKDIAPWYSKVEKYIGASGENLGLAHFPDMELLPPMEMTAPEKHLREAIRAKWPERYLTIGRTVNLTQEHNGRGPCNYRNICSRGCSFGAYFSSLSATLPDAQKTGLLTVKTNSVVHRIVTDPKTGKASGVEVIDALTGKRKVYTSRIVFLNAGTEASVQILLQSTDARNPNGLGNKGDVLGRYICDHDNAAAFGVIPGMMDRYYYGRRANGIYMPRFRNLKGVRDEGIDFDRGYIMQGGSMRMGWADMAGDGDDFGADYKKRLANPGPWVVFLGGFIETLPRRENRITLDPQARDRFGLPLLRFDVARGENEEKMARDAMQEAKKMLEAGGAQGVMSMRVGATPGVTVHVQGGARMGKDPMDSVLNAHNQVHGVPNLFVTDGAAMASSSNVNPSLTFMALTVRAVDYAVAQLKAGNL from the coding sequence ATGAGCTACGAATTCGATGCGATCGTGATCGGCTCCGGCATCACGGGCGGCATGGCGGCGAAGGAGCTGACGCAGCACGGCATGAAGGTGCTGGTGCTCGAGCGCGGCCGTCCGCTGGAACACCAGAAGGACTACAAGACCGAGTTCGTGACCCCGTGGGACGCGCCCGGGCGCGGCGCGCTCGACCGCGACGCGATCGCGCGCGACTACCCGATCCAGTCCAACCAGCCCTTCGGCCAGTTCAACTGGGCCAACAAGGACTACTGGGTCAAGGACAGCGAACATCCCTACGTGCAGGCCAAGCCCTATGCCTGGATCCGGTCCAGCATCCTGGGCGGCCGGTCGACGCTGTGGGGGCGCCAGGTGTACCGCTGGTCGGACCTCGACTTCGAGGCCAACAAGCGCGACGGCCATGGCAGCGACTGGCCGATCCGCTACAAGGACATCGCTCCCTGGTACAGCAAGGTCGAGAAATACATCGGCGCCTCGGGCGAAAACCTCGGCCTGGCGCACTTCCCGGACATGGAGCTGCTGCCGCCGATGGAGATGACGGCGCCCGAGAAGCACCTGCGCGAAGCCATCCGCGCCAAGTGGCCGGAGCGCTACCTGACCATCGGCCGCACCGTCAACCTGACGCAGGAGCACAACGGCCGCGGGCCCTGCAATTACCGCAACATCTGCTCGCGCGGCTGCTCGTTCGGCGCCTATTTCTCCTCGCTGTCGGCGACCCTGCCCGACGCGCAGAAGACCGGCCTGCTGACCGTGAAGACCAACAGCGTGGTCCACCGCATCGTCACCGACCCGAAGACCGGCAAGGCCAGCGGGGTCGAGGTGATCGACGCCCTGACCGGCAAGCGCAAGGTCTACACCTCGCGCATCGTGTTCCTGAACGCAGGCACCGAGGCCAGCGTGCAGATCCTGCTGCAGTCGACCGATGCGCGGAACCCGAACGGCCTGGGCAACAAGGGCGACGTACTGGGCCGCTACATCTGCGACCACGACAATGCCGCCGCATTCGGCGTCATTCCCGGGATGATGGACCGCTATTACTATGGGCGGCGCGCCAACGGCATCTACATGCCGCGCTTCCGCAACCTGAAGGGCGTGCGCGACGAGGGCATCGACTTCGACCGCGGCTACATCATGCAGGGCGGCTCGATGCGGATGGGCTGGGCCGACATGGCCGGCGACGGCGACGATTTCGGCGCCGACTACAAGAAGCGCCTCGCCAATCCGGGCCCATGGGTCGTGTTCCTTGGCGGCTTCATCGAAACGCTGCCGCGGCGCGAGAACCGCATCACGCTCGACCCGCAGGCGCGCGACCGCTTCGGACTGCCGCTGTTGCGCTTCGACGTGGCGCGCGGCGAGAACGAGGAGAAGATGGCGCGTGACGCGATGCAGGAAGCGAAAAAGATGCTGGAGGCGGGCGGCGCCCAGGGCGTGATGTCGATGCGCGTCGGCGCAACGCCGGGCGTCACCGTGCATGTGCAGGGCGGCGCGCGCATGGGCAAGGACCCGATGGACTCGGTGCTGAACGCCCACAACCAGGTGCATGGCGTGCCCAACCTGTTCGTCACCGACGGCGCGGCGATGGCATCGAGCAGCAACGTGAATCCCTCGTTGACCTTCATGGCGCTGACCGTGCGCGCGGTCGACTACGCCGTGGCCCAGCTCAAGGCCGGCAATCTATGA
- a CDS encoding sugar phosphate isomerase/epimerase: MTTTIKGPAIFLAQFAGDEAPFNSWDAITKWAASLGYRGVQLPSNDTRLFDLARAAESRDYCDEIKGIAAANGVEITELSTHLQGQLVAVHPVYDEAFDVFAPAALRGKPAARQQWAVEQVLLAARASRNLGLDASISFPGALAWPFLYPWPQRPAGLIETAFDELARRWRPILDAYDEQGVDIAFELHPGEDLFDGATFEMLLERVDHHPRLNIAYDPSHFLLQQLDYLEFIDLYHERIKVMHVKDAEFRPSGRQGVYSGYQPWIDRAGRFRSLGDGQIDFKAIFSKFAQYGFKGWAVLEWECCLKHPEQGALEGASFIRDHIIRVTEKAFDDFAGGATDPQQIRKMLGISQ; the protein is encoded by the coding sequence ATGACCACCACTATCAAGGGACCGGCGATCTTCCTGGCGCAGTTTGCCGGCGACGAGGCGCCGTTCAATTCCTGGGATGCGATCACGAAGTGGGCCGCCTCGCTCGGCTACCGCGGCGTGCAGCTGCCGTCCAACGACACGCGCCTGTTCGACCTGGCGCGCGCCGCCGAAAGCCGCGACTACTGCGACGAGATCAAGGGTATCGCGGCTGCCAACGGCGTCGAGATCACGGAGCTCAGCACCCACCTGCAGGGCCAGCTGGTGGCCGTGCACCCGGTCTACGACGAGGCCTTCGACGTGTTCGCACCGGCGGCGCTGCGCGGCAAGCCGGCCGCGCGCCAGCAGTGGGCGGTCGAGCAGGTGCTGCTGGCGGCCAGGGCCTCGCGCAACCTGGGCCTGGATGCGAGCATCAGCTTTCCCGGCGCCCTGGCATGGCCCTTCCTGTATCCGTGGCCGCAGCGCCCGGCCGGCCTGATCGAGACCGCCTTCGACGAGCTGGCGCGGCGCTGGCGCCCGATCCTGGACGCCTACGACGAGCAGGGGGTGGACATCGCCTTCGAACTGCATCCGGGCGAGGACCTGTTCGACGGCGCCACCTTCGAGATGCTGCTCGAGCGCGTCGATCACCATCCGCGCCTGAACATCGCCTACGACCCCTCGCACTTCCTGCTGCAGCAGCTCGACTACCTGGAGTTCATCGACCTGTATCACGAGCGCATCAAGGTGATGCACGTGAAGGACGCGGAATTCCGCCCCAGCGGCAGGCAAGGCGTGTATTCGGGCTACCAGCCCTGGATCGACCGTGCGGGACGCTTCCGCTCGCTGGGCGACGGCCAGATCGACTTCAAGGCCATCTTTTCCAAGTTCGCCCAGTACGGCTTCAAGGGCTGGGCGGTGCTGGAATGGGAATGCTGCCTGAAGCACCCGGAACAGGGCGCGCTCGAAGGCGCCTCCTTCATCCGCGACCACATCATCCGGGTGACCGAGAAGGCCTTCGACGATTTCGCCGGCGGCGCGACGGATCCGCAGCAGATCCGCAAGATGCTCGGCATCAGTCAATAG
- a CDS encoding DUF6379 domain-containing protein: MYDKHIIYPDSLRNLADGKGFALGVRLPYYRGQPLSVVEDIAVKVDGVAVPREQVRFSVRGKSWTLDQLEENTAERWEFGEVAEVSVLQAQGLAAGKHEVAVGVQLRISYLPWSPVTNCTRTETIGA; this comes from the coding sequence ATGTACGACAAACACATCATTTATCCGGACAGCCTGCGCAACCTGGCGGACGGCAAGGGCTTTGCCCTCGGCGTGCGCCTGCCTTACTACCGCGGCCAGCCGCTGTCGGTGGTCGAGGACATCGCGGTCAAGGTCGACGGCGTGGCGGTGCCGCGCGAGCAGGTGCGCTTTTCGGTGCGCGGCAAATCCTGGACCCTGGACCAGCTGGAAGAGAACACCGCCGAGCGCTGGGAATTCGGCGAAGTGGCCGAGGTGTCGGTGCTGCAGGCGCAGGGCCTGGCGGCGGGCAAACATGAAGTCGCGGTCGGTGTCCAGCTGCGCATCTCCTACCTGCCGTGGAGCCCGGTCACGAACTGCACGCGCACCGAGACCATCGGCGCCTGA
- a CDS encoding LacI family DNA-binding transcriptional regulator, producing MSEKSSLPSPALPGRAISISAVAEQAGVSIATVSRVINASKPVSADTRGRVEAAVAALGYRTNPFARSLMRGESRLLLVLVPDFANPFYSETVKGIESVVRRHGYSIVLGGAPDARGAEQASLDTVYNRLVDGVISLANFQDLQPLIEELPNLPWVACSEFIEDSGLPHASIDHGQAALDAVQYLINRGHRRIALLGADETYLWARQRHAGYEAALKRAGLQLDPQLVRIARGTDYSFGMEAAGALLALEAPPSAVFAVSDTLAIGAIKAFRRAGRRVPEDIAVVGFDNIPLSQMFEPALTTIAQPMFELGAAAAKMLLERLAGGHPESRTLQHALVVRESA from the coding sequence ATGTCCGAGAAATCTTCCCTGCCCTCGCCCGCCCTTCCCGGCAGAGCGATTTCCATCAGCGCGGTCGCCGAGCAGGCCGGCGTATCGATCGCCACGGTGTCGCGCGTGATCAATGCGAGCAAGCCGGTCAGCGCCGATACGCGCGGACGGGTCGAGGCGGCGGTGGCGGCGCTCGGCTACCGCACCAATCCCTTCGCGCGCAGCCTGATGCGCGGCGAAAGCCGGCTGCTGCTGGTGCTGGTGCCGGATTTCGCCAATCCGTTTTACTCGGAGACGGTGAAAGGGATCGAATCGGTGGTGCGCCGGCATGGCTACAGCATCGTGCTGGGCGGCGCCCCGGATGCGCGCGGAGCGGAGCAGGCTTCGCTGGACACCGTGTACAACCGCCTGGTCGACGGCGTCATCAGCCTGGCCAACTTCCAGGACCTGCAGCCGCTCATCGAGGAGCTGCCGAACCTGCCCTGGGTGGCCTGCTCGGAATTCATCGAAGACAGCGGTCTCCCGCATGCCAGCATCGACCACGGCCAGGCCGCGCTCGACGCCGTGCAATACCTGATCAACCGCGGCCATCGCCGCATCGCCCTGCTGGGCGCGGACGAGACTTACCTGTGGGCGCGCCAGCGCCATGCCGGCTACGAAGCCGCCCTCAAGCGCGCCGGCCTCCAGCTCGATCCGCAGCTGGTGCGCATCGCGCGCGGCACCGACTACAGTTTCGGGATGGAGGCGGCCGGCGCCCTGCTGGCCCTGGAAGCGCCGCCCAGCGCCGTGTTTGCGGTCTCGGACACGCTGGCGATCGGCGCGATCAAGGCCTTTCGCCGCGCCGGGCGCCGGGTGCCGGAAGATATCGCGGTGGTCGGCTTCGACAACATTCCCCTGTCCCAGATGTTCGAGCCGGCCCTGACCACGATCGCGCAGCCGATGTTCGAGCTGGGCGCCGCTGCCGCCAAGATGCTGCTGGAACGCCTGGCCGGCGGCCACCCGGAATCGCGTACGCTCCAGCATGCGCTGGTGGTGCGCGAGTCGGCCTGA
- a CDS encoding MFS transporter — protein sequence MHYTARQADWRQGWILVMAGFLPVMAIIALSPTLPTLLAHFHDVGNPQLMVPLLITAPSACIALFAPAAGVVVDRFGRRKLMLWAMAVYGIGGFIPFFIDNFWAVVAGRVVIGLGEAAVLTIVNTLLADYFEEKACHRWLMIQGVTGSVLGSVTIACSGFLAARGWQWPFAVYGVAFPILLASVFFLFEPQPRGRAQQEAAAPASSPFPYMVALGVCGVTVLLSTIYYVQVIHFSVLLKELGVADPQSIGLAMAIPSLGVPIGAVLFKLTTRFGVRSQIALVFAGYCIGLAGIGLAPDYKVALAFAFVQQLANGIIVPALIAFAQSRFSFEHRGRGMGWWASAFFAAQFLSPAVVNMVRSLFGGLQPAFVVFGVVAGIGAAVTVLVRSRAGAPAVSARI from the coding sequence ATGCATTACACCGCACGCCAGGCCGACTGGCGCCAGGGCTGGATCCTGGTCATGGCCGGTTTCCTGCCGGTGATGGCGATCATCGCGCTGTCGCCGACGCTGCCGACCCTGCTGGCCCACTTCCACGATGTCGGCAATCCGCAGCTGATGGTGCCGCTCCTGATCACGGCGCCCAGCGCCTGCATCGCCCTGTTCGCGCCGGCCGCCGGCGTCGTCGTCGACCGTTTCGGCCGGCGCAAGCTGATGCTGTGGGCGATGGCCGTGTACGGGATCGGCGGCTTCATCCCCTTCTTCATCGATAACTTCTGGGCAGTGGTCGCCGGGCGGGTCGTGATCGGCCTGGGCGAGGCGGCCGTGCTCACCATCGTCAACACGCTGCTGGCCGACTATTTCGAGGAAAAGGCTTGCCACCGCTGGCTGATGATCCAGGGTGTGACGGGCTCCGTCCTCGGTTCCGTCACCATCGCCTGCTCGGGCTTCCTGGCCGCCAGGGGCTGGCAATGGCCGTTCGCGGTCTACGGCGTCGCCTTCCCGATCCTGCTGGCCAGTGTCTTCTTCCTGTTCGAGCCGCAGCCGCGCGGCCGTGCGCAGCAGGAGGCGGCGGCGCCGGCAAGCTCGCCCTTTCCCTACATGGTCGCGCTGGGCGTGTGCGGCGTGACCGTCCTGCTGTCGACGATCTACTATGTCCAGGTGATCCATTTCTCGGTGCTGCTGAAGGAACTGGGCGTGGCCGATCCGCAATCGATCGGCCTGGCGATGGCGATCCCGAGCCTCGGGGTGCCGATCGGCGCGGTCCTGTTCAAGCTGACCACCCGCTTCGGCGTGCGCAGCCAGATCGCCCTGGTCTTCGCCGGCTACTGCATCGGCCTGGCCGGGATCGGCCTGGCGCCCGACTACAAGGTGGCGCTGGCCTTCGCCTTCGTGCAGCAGCTGGCCAACGGCATCATCGTGCCGGCCCTGATCGCCTTCGCCCAGAGCCGGTTCTCGTTCGAGCACCGCGGCCGCGGCATGGGCTGGTGGGCGAGCGCCTTCTTCGCCGCCCAGTTCCTGTCGCCGGCCGTCGTCAACATGGTCCGCAGCCTGTTCGGCGGCCTGCAGCCCGCTTTCGTCGTGTTCGGCGTCGTCGCCGGCATCGGCGCCGCCGTCACCGTGCTGGTGCGCAGCCGCGCCGGCGCCCCGGCGGTCTCCGCACGCATCTGA
- a CDS encoding gluconate 2-dehydrogenase subunit 3 family protein, producing the protein MDRRTLLKRIALAAGAAYWSGETLAMQLAKSAGSRPIDDGKPEPFPAAHKASLAALCELIIPKTDTPGAIEAGVPAFVADMYAHWMVPAERKLVLEGLAQLDSAAQAGHGRGFAACTPAEQAALLAPARKEAGSYRSQSHGLDGRLADPAAPFFFKMRDLVTLGYFTSEAGVNGELAYVPVPGRWDGDVDTKTWNRQIQI; encoded by the coding sequence ATGGACCGAAGAACCCTGCTCAAGCGGATCGCCCTGGCGGCCGGCGCCGCTTACTGGAGCGGCGAAACGCTGGCGATGCAGCTGGCCAAGTCGGCAGGCAGCCGTCCGATTGATGACGGCAAGCCGGAGCCGTTCCCGGCGGCGCACAAGGCAAGCCTGGCCGCACTGTGCGAACTGATCATCCCGAAGACCGACACGCCGGGCGCGATCGAAGCCGGGGTGCCGGCCTTCGTGGCCGACATGTACGCGCACTGGATGGTGCCGGCCGAGCGCAAGCTTGTGCTCGAGGGCCTCGCGCAACTGGACAGCGCGGCGCAGGCCGGGCATGGACGCGGCTTCGCGGCCTGCACCCCTGCCGAGCAGGCGGCGCTGCTGGCGCCCGCGCGCAAGGAGGCGGGCAGCTACCGGTCGCAGTCGCACGGCCTCGACGGCCGCCTCGCCGATCCGGCCGCGCCCTTCTTCTTCAAGATGCGCGACCTGGTCACGCTCGGCTACTTCACCTCGGAGGCCGGCGTGAACGGCGAACTGGCCTACGTGCCGGTGCCGGGCCGCTGGGACGGCGACGTCGACACCAAAACCTGGAACAGGCAGATTCAGATATGA